One genomic segment of Macrobrachium rosenbergii isolate ZJJX-2024 chromosome 40, ASM4041242v1, whole genome shotgun sequence includes these proteins:
- the LOC136826154 gene encoding uncharacterized protein isoform X1, which translates to MSSSGLKLRDPRELLANPDHHQAEESVRPHPFGSLQSQELSFSSKELSTAETANSMSPSLAMANANSPPSNRSEILSTDAVAAQNSSREIEPIPKKRRLLEATEIPHEVRESEKQPSSSDDILARACSAVGIGGDISESVVEEPHPNHQDHNGEIQRVAPNYPYSRGVRLPPQGIPLSPTLRHAEDIRIRHPFHPAFRPPSENTYGMEIRPFYNHGYPVPARMPIHPNEAHRYYAVPRYPNRYPYVGPPGSTPASLTRTPVIRPAQPNAPHERHPSIPHASQGYPYDPHQIPRPAIHHTPPTVPQLHLEHRVEPSEIRHIHPATSEIRPVQPSHPEIAYRIPTQRTLPVGTAPPEQLSPTSIKHPYPGSGIPIPIRPKLLSNPQGHLQDPRSPHVRVSEGYAGGVIHGNHARTSSPHPKSPNELSCENPFQIPEPQDIKNKVHTSKHSTAVPSHDVSSVKFASSLNEIKPQLSFIPQKGNVMEQTEVEITHDKATTRRPRQPPEPCVELIPIPPPSQEEKFSKSKLNEKTQMLSPVSSPLGVELKRFHSLNTSHQSQPSMENLTSVGSPKTYVEVTDIVHDESQQQATKNVENRSAITRESGSNMESRVNDEKEESSNKDPKKSFRKRWLDKQEHPSSKRSAKLDVKPTEQPQSEAAAKRRNNYCA; encoded by the coding sequence ATGAGCTCTTCCGGTCTCAAACTGCGTGACCCTAGGGAGCTGTTGGCAAATCCTGACCATCATCAGGCTGAAGAAAGTGTCCGTCCTCACCCCTTCGGTTCCTTGCAGAGCCAAGAACTTAGTTTTTCTTCAAAGGAACTTTCAACGGCAGAAACAGCAAACTCGATGTCGCCCTCATTGGCCATGGCCAATGCCAACTCCCCACCTTCGAACCGGAGTGAGATTTTGAGCACAGATGCTGTTGCAGCACAGAACTCAAGTCGCGAGATCGAACCCATTCCAAAGAAAAGGAGACTTTTAGAGGCAACCGAAATTCCTCATGAAGTCAGGGAATCTGAAAAACAGCCTAGCAGTTCTGATGACATACTAGCTCGGGCTTGTTCTGCCGTAGGCATCGGGGGAGATATATCAGAGAGCGTAGTTGAAGAGCCTCATCCTAACCACCAGGATCATAATGGAGAGATACAAAGAGTGGCTCCTAATTACCCCTACAGCAGAGGAGTAAGACTCCCCCCTCAAGGTATTCCTCTATCGCCTACTCTGAGGCATGCGGAAGATATAAGAATTCGTCATCCCTTTCATCCTGCATTCCGACCCCCCAGTGAGAACACTTATGGGATGGAAATCAGGCCTTTTTATAATCATGGATATCCAGTTCCAGCTAGAATGCCTATACACCCAAATGAGGCCCACCGGTATTATGCAGTACCACGCTATCCAAACAGATATCCCTACGTTGGTCCCCCTGGTTCTACTCCAGCTTCCTTGACCAGGACACCTGTCATAAGGCCTGCACAACCGAATGCCCCTCATGAACGTCACCCTTCCATACCTCACGCCTCCCAAGGTTACCCGTATGATCCTCACCAAATACCACGGCCAGCAATACATCATACTCCACCCACTGTACCTCAACTGCACCTTGAGCATAGGGTGGAACCTTCTGAAATTCGTCACATTCATCCTGCTACATCTGAAATAAGGCCAGTACAACCGAGCCATCCTGAGATTGCATACAGAATACCAACCCAACGTACTTTACCTGTTGGAACAGCTCCACCAGAACAACTATCGCCTACTTCTATAAAACACCCATACCCAGGATCAGGTATTCCAATCCCTATTCGGCCAAAACTACTTAGTAATCCACAAGGTCACTTACAAGACCCAAGGTCACCACATGTAAGAGTCAGTGAGGGTTATGCTGGTGGAGTCATACATGGAAATCATGCACGAACAAGTTCTCCACATCCTAAGAGCCCGAATGAATTATCTTGTGAAAATCCTTTCCAAATACCTGAGCCACAAGACATTAAAAATAAGGTACATACCTCTAAACACTCTACTGCAGTCCCTTCTCATGATGTATCATCTGTGAAATTTGCAAGTTCACTAAATGAAATTAAACCTCAACTCTCTTTCATACCACAAAAAGGAAATGTGATGGAGCAAACAGAAGTTGAAATCACACATGATAAAGCCACAACAAGAAGGCCTAGGCAACCACCAGAGCCTTGTGTAGAGCTGATTCCAATACCTCCACcttcacaagaagaaaaatttagcaaaagtaagctCAATGAGAAAACTCAGATGTTATCACCTGTTAGTAGTCCCCTAGGTGTTGAACTGAAACGGTTTCATAGTCTAAATACTTCACATCAAAGTCAACCAAGTATGGAAAACCTAACGTCTGTAGGTTCGCCTAAAACTTATGTAGAGGTGACTGACATTGTACATGATGAATCACAGCAGCAGGcaacaaaaaatgtagaaaacaGGTCTGCAATAACGAGAGAAAGTGGATCTAATATGGAGTCAAGAGTAAATGACGAGAAGGAAGAATCTTCTAACAAAGACCCTAAGAAGTCTTTTAGGAAACGATGGTTAGACAAACAAGAGCACCCTTCATCAAAACGATCTGCTAAACTAGATGTAAAACCTACAGAACAACCCCAATCAGAAGCAGCtgcaaaaagaagaaacaattattgtgcttga
- the LOC136826154 gene encoding uncharacterized protein isoform X5: MRSASEPPIGTSITSKNNNSLGNRPASVPCSTQQLQNVRTPYESQNKVNTADVERTAKEKDNDDEFVNRLKLVLNDLISVPVPEATKLQGLTCPIDELLASLVKRRGALPSEDPNPKERLRKDFLVLVKLCMPRQLLEDWGWNNSSPEEILDELIKVTNNGMDGSRGNARLNLVREHNPTPPASSHTQDNNLDTAPINHATSSSPCPIVSLSPVYQNSSPVPETPVSSQHLEASNQAPPPTSSSLQRAGPPQPASQILIQYPTLSPQHPPVTHSPKQPSVSLHPVPATSYPSHHPPIMSPQQPTASPAYHPPPSNPQQPSKWPSPRHSVPPISRPTTILSTNSEPSFIPPEDHLEDEVFTPTNRNPHPVPYSRPQMPVHPPKPVHENISQNMKPTQEHAGYASAAPVQMPSQNSTHPHNIPITVLHYSQVPQPPTNVPYGQHSPHPYTNPGSNHNIHNPPHYPRGPYPRPYPYAYYPPNNPHYPRPAYRHASIIHGLPNPAPRHPYSPRSPHRSPNAHTAIRLVAQPPAPLSPSHWSDFQNSWFYCR; the protein is encoded by the exons ATGAGATCAGCTTCTGAACCTCCTATTGGAACTTCCATAacttccaaaaataataattcattaggTAATAGGCCAGCCTCTGTTCCTTGTTCTACTCAACAGCTACAGAATGTGAGGACTCCATATGAATCTCAGAATAAAGTAAACACTGCAGATGTTGAAAGAACCGCTAAAGAAAAAGACAATGATGACGAATTTGTTAATCGTCTGAaattagtgctgaatgaccttatatcAGTCCCTGTACCTGAAGCCACAAAGCTGCAAGGTCTCACCTGCCCCATTGATGAATTACTGGCTTCTTTAGTGAAACGTCGTGGTGCCCTGCCTTCCGAGGACCCTAACCCTAAGGAGCGACTGAGAAAAGACTTCTTGGTCTTGGTCAAACTCTGTATGCCAAGGCAATTACTAGAAGACTGGGGTTGGAACAATTCTTCACCAGAGGAGATACTAGATGAACTAATTAAAGTCACAAATAATG GTATGGATGGTTCTAGAGGAAATGCAAGACTAAATCTGGTGAGAGAGCATAATCCTACACCCCCTGCATCTTCTCATACTCAGGATAACAATCTTGACACAGCCCCCATTAATCATGCTACTTCTTCCTCCCCATGTCCTATTGTGTCATTGTCACCTGTTTATCAAAATTCTTCCCCAGTCCCTGAGACCCCAGTCTCATCTCAGCATTTAGAAGCCTCTAATCAAGCTCCCCCTCCCACTTCATCTTCACTCCAGAGAGCTGGGCCCCCTCAACCTGCCAGTCAAATTTTGATTCAATACCCTACTTTGTCTCCTCAGCATCCACCAGTCACTCACTCTCCTAAACAACCATCTGTCTCCCTTCATCCTGTCCCCGCTACTTCCTATCCTTCACATCACCCTCCTATCATGTCCCCTCAGCAACCAACAGCATCGCCTGCGTATCATCCTCCTCCATCTAATCCGCAGCAACCAAGTAAATGGCCTTCACCCAGACACTCTGTACCTCCCATATCCCGACCAACAACAATTCTGTCCACCAACAGTGAACCATCTTTCATTCCACCAGAAGATCACCTGGAAGATGAAGTGTTCACACCCACCAACAGAAATCCACATCCAGTCCCTTATTCACGTCCTCAAATGCCAGTGCACCCTCCAAAACCAGTCCACGAAAACATCTCCCAAAACATGAAGCCAACACAAGAGCATGCCGGTTACGCATCAGCAGCTCCAGTACAAATGCCCTCGCAAAACTCTACACACCCTCACAATATTCCCATCACTGTTTTACACTATTCGCAAGTGCCCCAACCGCCCACGAACGTACCATACGGTCAACATTCCCCACACCCGTACACTAATCCAGGAAGCAATCACAACATCCATAACCCTCCACATTACCCGAGAGGACCATACCCTCGGCCTTATCCGTATGCCTACTACCCTCCAAACAATCCTCATTATCCTCGCCCCGCATACCGCCATGCCAGCATCATTCACGGCTTACCAAACCCAGCTCCGCGCCACCCCTACAGTCCCAGAAGTCCACACAGAAGCCCGAACGCCCACACCGCGATACGATTGGTCGCTCAGCCTCCTGCCCCTCTTTCGCCCAGTCACTGGAGTG
- the LOC136826154 gene encoding uncharacterized protein isoform X2 has product MRSASEPPIGTSITSKNNNSLGNRPASVPCSTQQLQNVRTPYESQNKVNTADVERTAKEKDNDDEFVNRLKLVLNDLISVPVPEATKLQGLTCPIDELLASLVKRRGALPSEDPNPKERLRKDFLVLVKLCMPRQLLEDWGWNNSSPEEILDELIKVTNNGMDGSRGNARLNLVREHNPTPPASSHTQDNNLDTAPINHATSSSPCPIVSLSPVYQNSSPVPETPVSSQHLEASNQAPPPTSSSLQRAGPPQPASQILIQYPTLSPQHPPVTHSPKQPSVSLHPVPATSYPSHHPPIMSPQQPTASPAYHPPPSNPQQPSKWPSPRHSVPPISRPTTILSTNSEPSFIPPEDHLEDEVFTPTNRNPHPVPYSRPQMPVHPPKPVHENISQNMKPTQEHAGYASAAPVQMPSQNSTHPHNIPITVLHYSQVPQPPTNVPYGQHSPHPYTNPGSNHNIHNPPHYPRGPYPRPYPYAYYPPNNPHYPRPAYRHASIIHGLPNPAPRHPYSPRSPHRSPNAHTAIRLVAQPPAPLSPSHWSGLEEERIVTSAAIKPPA; this is encoded by the exons ATGAGATCAGCTTCTGAACCTCCTATTGGAACTTCCATAacttccaaaaataataattcattaggTAATAGGCCAGCCTCTGTTCCTTGTTCTACTCAACAGCTACAGAATGTGAGGACTCCATATGAATCTCAGAATAAAGTAAACACTGCAGATGTTGAAAGAACCGCTAAAGAAAAAGACAATGATGACGAATTTGTTAATCGTCTGAaattagtgctgaatgaccttatatcAGTCCCTGTACCTGAAGCCACAAAGCTGCAAGGTCTCACCTGCCCCATTGATGAATTACTGGCTTCTTTAGTGAAACGTCGTGGTGCCCTGCCTTCCGAGGACCCTAACCCTAAGGAGCGACTGAGAAAAGACTTCTTGGTCTTGGTCAAACTCTGTATGCCAAGGCAATTACTAGAAGACTGGGGTTGGAACAATTCTTCACCAGAGGAGATACTAGATGAACTAATTAAAGTCACAAATAATG GTATGGATGGTTCTAGAGGAAATGCAAGACTAAATCTGGTGAGAGAGCATAATCCTACACCCCCTGCATCTTCTCATACTCAGGATAACAATCTTGACACAGCCCCCATTAATCATGCTACTTCTTCCTCCCCATGTCCTATTGTGTCATTGTCACCTGTTTATCAAAATTCTTCCCCAGTCCCTGAGACCCCAGTCTCATCTCAGCATTTAGAAGCCTCTAATCAAGCTCCCCCTCCCACTTCATCTTCACTCCAGAGAGCTGGGCCCCCTCAACCTGCCAGTCAAATTTTGATTCAATACCCTACTTTGTCTCCTCAGCATCCACCAGTCACTCACTCTCCTAAACAACCATCTGTCTCCCTTCATCCTGTCCCCGCTACTTCCTATCCTTCACATCACCCTCCTATCATGTCCCCTCAGCAACCAACAGCATCGCCTGCGTATCATCCTCCTCCATCTAATCCGCAGCAACCAAGTAAATGGCCTTCACCCAGACACTCTGTACCTCCCATATCCCGACCAACAACAATTCTGTCCACCAACAGTGAACCATCTTTCATTCCACCAGAAGATCACCTGGAAGATGAAGTGTTCACACCCACCAACAGAAATCCACATCCAGTCCCTTATTCACGTCCTCAAATGCCAGTGCACCCTCCAAAACCAGTCCACGAAAACATCTCCCAAAACATGAAGCCAACACAAGAGCATGCCGGTTACGCATCAGCAGCTCCAGTACAAATGCCCTCGCAAAACTCTACACACCCTCACAATATTCCCATCACTGTTTTACACTATTCGCAAGTGCCCCAACCGCCCACGAACGTACCATACGGTCAACATTCCCCACACCCGTACACTAATCCAGGAAGCAATCACAACATCCATAACCCTCCACATTACCCGAGAGGACCATACCCTCGGCCTTATCCGTATGCCTACTACCCTCCAAACAATCCTCATTATCCTCGCCCCGCATACCGCCATGCCAGCATCATTCACGGCTTACCAAACCCAGCTCCGCGCCACCCCTACAGTCCCAGAAGTCCACACAGAAGCCCGAACGCCCACACCGCGATACGATTGGTCGCTCAGCCTCCTGCCCCTCTTTCGCCCAGTCACTGGAGTG GTCTGGAAGAAGAGAGAATCGTCACCTCAGCTGCTATCAAACCTCCGGCCTGA
- the LOC136826154 gene encoding uncharacterized protein isoform X3 yields the protein MRSASEPPIGTSITSKNNNSLGNRPASVPCSTQQLQNVRTPYESQNKVNTADVERTAKEKDNDDEFVNRLKLVLNDLISVPVPEATKLQGLTCPIDELLASLVKRRGALPSEDPNPKERLRKDFLVLVKLCMPRQLLEDWGWNNSSPEEILDELIKVTNNGMDGSRGNARLNLVREHNPTPPASSHTQDNNLDTAPINHATSSSPCPIVSLSPVYQNSSPVPETPVSSQHLEASNQAPPPTSSSLQRAGPPQPASQILIQYPTLSPQHPPVTHSPKQPSVSLHPVPATSYPSHHPPIMSPQQPTASPAYHPPPSNPQQPSKWPSPRHSVPPISRPTTILSTNSEPSFIPPEDHLEDEVFTPTNRNPHPVPYSRPQMPVHPPKPVHENISQNMKPTQEHAGYASAAPVQMPSQNSTHPHNIPITVLHYSQVPQPPTNVPYGQHSPHPYTNPGSNHNIHNPPHYPRGPYPRPYPYAYYPPNNPHYPRPAYRHASIIHGLPNPAPRHPYSPRSPHRSPNAHTAIRLVAQPPAPLSPSHWSEERIVTSAAIKPPA from the exons ATGAGATCAGCTTCTGAACCTCCTATTGGAACTTCCATAacttccaaaaataataattcattaggTAATAGGCCAGCCTCTGTTCCTTGTTCTACTCAACAGCTACAGAATGTGAGGACTCCATATGAATCTCAGAATAAAGTAAACACTGCAGATGTTGAAAGAACCGCTAAAGAAAAAGACAATGATGACGAATTTGTTAATCGTCTGAaattagtgctgaatgaccttatatcAGTCCCTGTACCTGAAGCCACAAAGCTGCAAGGTCTCACCTGCCCCATTGATGAATTACTGGCTTCTTTAGTGAAACGTCGTGGTGCCCTGCCTTCCGAGGACCCTAACCCTAAGGAGCGACTGAGAAAAGACTTCTTGGTCTTGGTCAAACTCTGTATGCCAAGGCAATTACTAGAAGACTGGGGTTGGAACAATTCTTCACCAGAGGAGATACTAGATGAACTAATTAAAGTCACAAATAATG GTATGGATGGTTCTAGAGGAAATGCAAGACTAAATCTGGTGAGAGAGCATAATCCTACACCCCCTGCATCTTCTCATACTCAGGATAACAATCTTGACACAGCCCCCATTAATCATGCTACTTCTTCCTCCCCATGTCCTATTGTGTCATTGTCACCTGTTTATCAAAATTCTTCCCCAGTCCCTGAGACCCCAGTCTCATCTCAGCATTTAGAAGCCTCTAATCAAGCTCCCCCTCCCACTTCATCTTCACTCCAGAGAGCTGGGCCCCCTCAACCTGCCAGTCAAATTTTGATTCAATACCCTACTTTGTCTCCTCAGCATCCACCAGTCACTCACTCTCCTAAACAACCATCTGTCTCCCTTCATCCTGTCCCCGCTACTTCCTATCCTTCACATCACCCTCCTATCATGTCCCCTCAGCAACCAACAGCATCGCCTGCGTATCATCCTCCTCCATCTAATCCGCAGCAACCAAGTAAATGGCCTTCACCCAGACACTCTGTACCTCCCATATCCCGACCAACAACAATTCTGTCCACCAACAGTGAACCATCTTTCATTCCACCAGAAGATCACCTGGAAGATGAAGTGTTCACACCCACCAACAGAAATCCACATCCAGTCCCTTATTCACGTCCTCAAATGCCAGTGCACCCTCCAAAACCAGTCCACGAAAACATCTCCCAAAACATGAAGCCAACACAAGAGCATGCCGGTTACGCATCAGCAGCTCCAGTACAAATGCCCTCGCAAAACTCTACACACCCTCACAATATTCCCATCACTGTTTTACACTATTCGCAAGTGCCCCAACCGCCCACGAACGTACCATACGGTCAACATTCCCCACACCCGTACACTAATCCAGGAAGCAATCACAACATCCATAACCCTCCACATTACCCGAGAGGACCATACCCTCGGCCTTATCCGTATGCCTACTACCCTCCAAACAATCCTCATTATCCTCGCCCCGCATACCGCCATGCCAGCATCATTCACGGCTTACCAAACCCAGCTCCGCGCCACCCCTACAGTCCCAGAAGTCCACACAGAAGCCCGAACGCCCACACCGCGATACGATTGGTCGCTCAGCCTCCTGCCCCTCTTTCGCCCAGTCACTGGAGTG AAGAGAGAATCGTCACCTCAGCTGCTATCAAACCTCCGGCCTGA
- the LOC136826154 gene encoding uncharacterized protein isoform X4 → MRSASEPPIGTSITSKNNNSLGNRPASVPCSTQQLQNVRTPYESQNKVNTADVERTAKEKDNDDEFVNRLKLVLNDLISVPVPEATKLQGLTCPIDELLASLVKRRGALPSEDPNPKERLRKDFLVLVKLCMPRQLLEDWGWNNSSPEEILDELIKVTNNGMDGSRGNARLNLVREHNPTPPASSHTQDNNLDTAPINHATSSSPCPIVSLSPVYQNSSPVPETPVSSQHLEASNQAPPPTSSSLQRAGPPQPASQILIQYPTLSPQHPPVTHSPKQPSVSLHPVPATSYPSHHPPIMSPQQPTASPAYHPPPSNPQQPSKWPSPRHSVPPISRPTTILSTNSEPSFIPPEDHLEDEVFTPTNRNPHPVPYSRPQMPVHPPKPVHENISQNMKPTQEHAGYASAAPVQMPSQNSTHPHNIPITVLHYSQVPQPPTNVPYGQHSPHPYTNPGSNHNIHNPPHYPRGPYPRPYPYAYYPPNNPHYPRPAYRHASIIHGLPNPAPRHPYSPRSPHRSPNAHTAIRLVAQPPAPLSPSHWSERIVTSAAIKPPA, encoded by the exons ATGAGATCAGCTTCTGAACCTCCTATTGGAACTTCCATAacttccaaaaataataattcattaggTAATAGGCCAGCCTCTGTTCCTTGTTCTACTCAACAGCTACAGAATGTGAGGACTCCATATGAATCTCAGAATAAAGTAAACACTGCAGATGTTGAAAGAACCGCTAAAGAAAAAGACAATGATGACGAATTTGTTAATCGTCTGAaattagtgctgaatgaccttatatcAGTCCCTGTACCTGAAGCCACAAAGCTGCAAGGTCTCACCTGCCCCATTGATGAATTACTGGCTTCTTTAGTGAAACGTCGTGGTGCCCTGCCTTCCGAGGACCCTAACCCTAAGGAGCGACTGAGAAAAGACTTCTTGGTCTTGGTCAAACTCTGTATGCCAAGGCAATTACTAGAAGACTGGGGTTGGAACAATTCTTCACCAGAGGAGATACTAGATGAACTAATTAAAGTCACAAATAATG GTATGGATGGTTCTAGAGGAAATGCAAGACTAAATCTGGTGAGAGAGCATAATCCTACACCCCCTGCATCTTCTCATACTCAGGATAACAATCTTGACACAGCCCCCATTAATCATGCTACTTCTTCCTCCCCATGTCCTATTGTGTCATTGTCACCTGTTTATCAAAATTCTTCCCCAGTCCCTGAGACCCCAGTCTCATCTCAGCATTTAGAAGCCTCTAATCAAGCTCCCCCTCCCACTTCATCTTCACTCCAGAGAGCTGGGCCCCCTCAACCTGCCAGTCAAATTTTGATTCAATACCCTACTTTGTCTCCTCAGCATCCACCAGTCACTCACTCTCCTAAACAACCATCTGTCTCCCTTCATCCTGTCCCCGCTACTTCCTATCCTTCACATCACCCTCCTATCATGTCCCCTCAGCAACCAACAGCATCGCCTGCGTATCATCCTCCTCCATCTAATCCGCAGCAACCAAGTAAATGGCCTTCACCCAGACACTCTGTACCTCCCATATCCCGACCAACAACAATTCTGTCCACCAACAGTGAACCATCTTTCATTCCACCAGAAGATCACCTGGAAGATGAAGTGTTCACACCCACCAACAGAAATCCACATCCAGTCCCTTATTCACGTCCTCAAATGCCAGTGCACCCTCCAAAACCAGTCCACGAAAACATCTCCCAAAACATGAAGCCAACACAAGAGCATGCCGGTTACGCATCAGCAGCTCCAGTACAAATGCCCTCGCAAAACTCTACACACCCTCACAATATTCCCATCACTGTTTTACACTATTCGCAAGTGCCCCAACCGCCCACGAACGTACCATACGGTCAACATTCCCCACACCCGTACACTAATCCAGGAAGCAATCACAACATCCATAACCCTCCACATTACCCGAGAGGACCATACCCTCGGCCTTATCCGTATGCCTACTACCCTCCAAACAATCCTCATTATCCTCGCCCCGCATACCGCCATGCCAGCATCATTCACGGCTTACCAAACCCAGCTCCGCGCCACCCCTACAGTCCCAGAAGTCCACACAGAAGCCCGAACGCCCACACCGCGATACGATTGGTCGCTCAGCCTCCTGCCCCTCTTTCGCCCAGTCACTGGAGTG AGAGAATCGTCACCTCAGCTGCTATCAAACCTCCGGCCTGA